A section of the Roseomonas marmotae genome encodes:
- a CDS encoding phage holin family protein — protein MSSDTNRTVPDLLGDLLQQTSSLVRKEVQLARAELNEKIGQVGTAATSIGIAAALLMAAVVILLQAVVALLVTFGLTTWLAGFIVGIVVAGIAYVLLRSGMNKMKAANLTPERTAHQVSRDATLAKEAVR, from the coding sequence ATGTCGTCCGACACCAACAGGACCGTTCCCGACCTGCTGGGTGATCTGTTGCAGCAGACATCCTCGCTGGTCCGGAAGGAAGTTCAGCTGGCACGCGCCGAGCTGAACGAGAAGATCGGCCAGGTCGGCACCGCCGCGACATCCATCGGCATCGCCGCGGCACTGCTGATGGCGGCGGTGGTGATCCTGTTGCAGGCCGTGGTGGCCCTGCTGGTCACCTTCGGCCTCACCACCTGGCTTGCCGGCTTCATCGTCGGCATCGTCGTCGCCGGCATCGCCTATGTGCTTCTGCGTTCCGGCATGAACAAGATGAAGGCGGCCAACCTGACGCCGGAACGGACCGCGCATCAGGTTTCCCGCGACGCAACCCTGGCCAAGGAGGCCGTGCGATGA
- a CDS encoding MBL fold metallo-hydrolase: protein MAQQVPLSRSDIAGETRDDGTIQIAGDLAYKQLVFVNIVFHGRPGEPGWVLVDAGIPGTAGRIRRAAAERFGEGVPPAAIVMTHGHFDHVGALEELAREWDVPVYAHPLEKPYLDGSSAYPPPDPTVGGGAMALLSPLYPRGPVDVGPRLRMLPEDGSVPEMPGWRWLHTPGHSVGHISLWREADRTLIAGDAFVTTASESAYATAVQEPEMHGPPKYYTHDWQAAEASVARLAPLEPELVIAGHGHAMKGAEMRQALHRLSREFGALAVPDGGRFVDAPRRAEDGTAYADH from the coding sequence GTGGCCCAGCAGGTTCCCCTGAGCCGGTCGGACATCGCCGGCGAGACCCGGGATGACGGCACCATCCAGATCGCCGGCGACCTGGCCTACAAGCAGCTTGTCTTCGTCAACATCGTCTTCCATGGCCGGCCCGGCGAGCCGGGCTGGGTGCTGGTGGATGCCGGCATCCCCGGCACGGCCGGACGCATCCGCCGCGCCGCCGCCGAGCGTTTCGGAGAGGGTGTGCCGCCGGCCGCCATTGTCATGACCCATGGCCATTTCGACCATGTCGGCGCGCTGGAGGAACTCGCCCGGGAGTGGGATGTGCCGGTCTACGCGCATCCGCTGGAGAAACCCTACCTGGACGGCAGCAGCGCCTATCCGCCCCCGGACCCGACGGTCGGCGGCGGCGCCATGGCCCTGCTCTCACCGCTCTACCCGCGCGGCCCGGTGGATGTCGGCCCGCGCCTCCGCATGCTGCCCGAGGACGGCAGCGTGCCGGAGATGCCGGGCTGGCGCTGGCTGCATACGCCCGGGCATTCGGTGGGCCATATCTCGCTCTGGCGCGAAGCGGACCGCACGTTGATCGCCGGGGATGCCTTCGTCACCACCGCCAGCGAATCCGCCTATGCCACCGCGGTGCAGGAGCCGGAGATGCATGGCCCGCCGAAATACTACACGCATGACTGGCAGGCCGCGGAAGCCTCGGTGGCCAGACTGGCGCCGCTGGAGCCGGAGCTGGTGATCGCAGGCCATGGCCATGCCATGAAAGGCGCGGAGATGCGGCAGGCGCTGCACCGGCTCTCGCGCGAATTCGGCGCGCTGGCCGTGCCGGATGGCGGCCGCTTCGTGGATGCGCCCCGCCGCGCCGAGGACGGCACGGCCTATGCCGATCACTGA
- a CDS encoding alpha/beta fold hydrolase produces the protein MRARIRGTEIYFDVEGMGLVPDGPRMRERPVAFVLHGGPGGDHSGFKPGFSPLAEEMQLVYIDHRGQGRSAKGDPESYTLDENVEDLEALRQYLGLGPIVSIGTSYGGMVALAHAARYPASVSHLVAVVTAAHSGFVARAQEIVRERGTPEQQRVSQKLWDGELLTVEDLREYYAVMGPLYSTTHDPKASQNGRSRTLYEPLALDRAFRPGGFLRNFDLRPELSRITARTLVLAGRHDWICAPEFSEEIHRLIPGSALRIFENSSHSIRADEPEAMMGAIKGFVAG, from the coding sequence ATGCGCGCCAGGATTCGCGGAACCGAGATCTATTTCGACGTGGAGGGCATGGGGCTGGTGCCCGACGGCCCGCGGATGCGGGAGCGCCCGGTGGCCTTCGTCCTGCATGGCGGCCCGGGCGGCGACCATTCCGGCTTCAAGCCGGGCTTCTCGCCGCTCGCTGAAGAGATGCAGCTTGTCTATATCGACCATCGCGGCCAGGGGCGCTCCGCGAAGGGCGACCCGGAGAGCTATACGCTCGACGAGAATGTCGAGGACCTGGAGGCGTTGCGCCAGTATCTCGGCCTCGGTCCCATCGTCTCAATCGGCACGAGCTATGGCGGCATGGTGGCCCTGGCCCATGCGGCACGCTATCCGGCTTCCGTCTCGCATCTCGTCGCCGTCGTCACCGCCGCGCATTCCGGCTTCGTTGCGCGCGCGCAGGAGATCGTGCGGGAACGCGGCACGCCGGAACAGCAGCGCGTCTCCCAGAAACTCTGGGATGGTGAGCTGCTGACCGTGGAGGATCTGCGGGAATACTACGCCGTCATGGGGCCGCTCTATTCCACCACCCATGACCCCAAGGCCAGCCAGAACGGGCGCAGCCGCACGCTCTATGAGCCACTGGCCCTCGACCGCGCGTTCCGTCCAGGCGGTTTCCTGCGGAATTTCGACCTGCGGCCGGAACTCTCGCGCATCACCGCCAGGACACTGGTCCTGGCTGGCCGGCACGACTGGATCTGCGCACCGGAATTCTCCGAGGAGATCCACCGCCTGATCCCCGGTTCCGCGCTGCGGATCTTCGAGAACAGCAGCCACTCCATCCGCGCCGATGAGCCGGAGGCGATGATGGGCGCGATCAAGGGCTTCGTCGCCGGGTAA
- a CDS encoding NAD(P)/FAD-dependent oxidoreductase yields MPGPHDALVIGGGIAGAALARQLAAAGRDVLLVERQEQEHDKVCGEFLSGEAAFYLRQLGLDPLALGALRVEGVALARHGEALHHSLPFPALSLSRRRLDEAMLTHAASAGAALRRGAGARELRRQGALWQARLEDGGVVEGREVFLATGKHDLRGWRRPPGRQPDLLGFKLHLRLRPGQAAALGRSVEIGLFPGGYAGLQPVENGRVNLCLLVRQQTFAGLGRQWPALLAHIAAHCPHLAHRLEGCGAERQRPLAIAAIPYGFVQRQGDGCWRLGDQAAVIPSFAGEGMSIALHSARLAAACHLGGQDAAAYQRLLARDVSALVGRATLLSRLMVSERGQALIMGASRALPRLLAVAALLTRLPAPALRRCGLDPAEALAHTA; encoded by the coding sequence ATGCCGGGGCCGCATGACGCGCTGGTCATCGGCGGCGGCATCGCCGGGGCGGCCCTGGCGCGGCAGCTGGCGGCGGCCGGGCGGGACGTCCTGCTGGTGGAGCGCCAGGAGCAGGAGCATGACAAGGTCTGCGGTGAATTCCTCAGCGGAGAAGCGGCCTTCTACCTCCGGCAGCTCGGCCTTGACCCGCTGGCCCTCGGCGCCCTGCGGGTGGAAGGGGTGGCGCTGGCGCGGCATGGGGAGGCGCTGCATCACTCCCTGCCCTTTCCAGCCCTCAGCCTCTCCCGCCGCCGGCTGGACGAGGCCATGCTGACCCATGCCGCCAGCGCCGGGGCGGCACTGCGCCGTGGCGCCGGCGCGCGGGAGCTTCGGCGGCAGGGCGCGCTCTGGCAGGCACGGCTGGAGGATGGCGGCGTGGTGGAGGGACGCGAGGTCTTCCTCGCGACCGGCAAGCACGACCTGCGCGGCTGGCGCCGCCCGCCCGGCCGGCAGCCGGACCTGCTGGGCTTCAAGCTGCATCTCCGCCTCCGGCCCGGGCAGGCGGCGGCGCTGGGCCGCTCGGTGGAGATCGGCCTCTTCCCCGGCGGCTATGCCGGGTTGCAGCCGGTGGAGAACGGGCGCGTCAATCTCTGCCTGCTGGTGCGGCAACAGACTTTCGCGGGGCTGGGACGGCAGTGGCCGGCGCTGCTGGCCCATATCGCCGCGCATTGCCCACATCTGGCGCACCGGCTGGAAGGCTGTGGCGCGGAGCGGCAGCGCCCCCTGGCCATCGCCGCCATTCCCTATGGCTTCGTGCAGCGGCAGGGCGACGGCTGCTGGCGGCTGGGGGATCAGGCCGCCGTCATCCCTTCCTTCGCGGGGGAAGGCATGTCCATCGCGCTGCACAGCGCGCGGCTGGCGGCTGCCTGCCATCTCGGCGGGCAGGATGCGGCGGCTTATCAGCGCCTGCTGGCGCGCGATGTCTCGGCGCTGGTGGGCCGGGCCACGCTGCTCTCCCGCCTGATGGTCTCGGAGCGGGGGCAGGCGCTCATCATGGGGGCATCTCGCGCGCTACCTCGGCTGCTGGCCGTCGCGGCCCTCCTGACCCGCCTGCCCGCGCCCGCCCTGCGGCGCTGCGGCCTGGACCCCGCCGAGGCTCTGGCGCACACCGCCTGA
- a CDS encoding LacI family DNA-binding transcriptional regulator: MPPSGNGAPRLDQRVTVITIAQRAGVASSTVSRALNGDTRISAATRERIAGIALDLGYMPDPLARTLSGGRSGLIGLVLGPVENPFYVALLQEVVAQAATLGVRLLILHLGAGALEEETARALLQYRVDGCLVTSAQLSSHIASICGQRGVPVVMLNRVTRLRASSVSCDNLSGAADMAGFLLAEGHRRFALVATDSASSTALEREDGFQRGLAAAGLEAVRVSGGTSSWTGGFIAGERIAGLPAEQRPDAIFAVSDVMALGVIDALRRAGLRVPEDISVTGFDDIEEGARPTYMLTTMSQPLVPMVRRGLELLLARMRDPSMPDEITLLRGTLTVRGSTRSRA, translated from the coding sequence ATGCCCCCATCCGGCAACGGCGCGCCGCGCCTTGACCAACGTGTCACCGTCATCACCATCGCCCAGCGCGCGGGCGTTGCGAGTTCCACCGTATCCCGCGCGCTGAATGGCGATACGCGCATCTCCGCCGCCACGCGGGAACGGATCGCCGGCATTGCCCTGGACCTGGGCTATATGCCGGACCCGCTGGCGCGCACCCTTTCCGGCGGGCGCAGCGGCCTGATCGGACTGGTGCTGGGGCCGGTGGAAAACCCCTTCTACGTGGCGCTGCTGCAGGAGGTGGTGGCGCAGGCCGCCACGCTGGGGGTGCGGCTGCTGATCCTGCATCTCGGCGCCGGTGCGCTGGAGGAGGAGACCGCCCGCGCCCTGCTGCAATACCGCGTGGATGGCTGCCTCGTGACATCGGCGCAGCTTTCCTCCCACATCGCCAGCATCTGCGGGCAGCGCGGCGTGCCCGTCGTCATGCTGAACCGCGTGACGCGGCTGCGCGCGTCCTCCGTCTCCTGCGACAATCTCAGCGGCGCCGCCGACATGGCGGGCTTCCTGCTGGCCGAAGGGCATCGGCGCTTCGCCCTGGTGGCCACCGACAGCGCCAGTTCCACGGCGCTGGAACGCGAGGATGGCTTCCAACGCGGGTTGGCCGCTGCGGGGCTTGAAGCGGTACGCGTCAGCGGCGGCACATCCAGCTGGACGGGCGGCTTCATCGCGGGGGAGCGGATCGCCGGCCTGCCGGCGGAACAGCGCCCGGATGCCATCTTCGCCGTCAGTGATGTGATGGCGCTTGGCGTCATCGACGCGCTGCGCCGTGCCGGGTTGCGGGTGCCGGAGGATATTTCCGTCACCGGCTTCGACGACATCGAGGAAGGCGCGCGCCCGACCTATATGTTGACCACCATGTCCCAGCCCCTGGTCCCGATGGTGCGGCGCGGGCTGGAGCTGCTGCTGGCCCGCATGCGGGACCCGTCCATGCCGGATGAGATCACCCTGCTGCGCGGTACCCTGACGGTGCGGGGCTCCACGCGCAGCAGGGCCTGA
- a CDS encoding type III polyketide synthase, whose amino-acid sequence MPATAYINRIATAVPPHDVHDGFIAQAGRLLREPRRLALFHRMAERSHIAHRWSFLACNAGDGPAIDTEGFYRLGQFPSTAARMQRFEREAAPLAIRAVEALELGDTAAGLTHLITISCTGFAAPGVDFALIRHFGLDPGIERSMVGFMGCHAAINGLKLARHIVRSEPGARVLLVSLELCTLHLQESDDLEQVLSFLIFADGCAAALVTAEPEGIGIESFQALLVPETEPHISWRIGDQGFDMVLSGRVPAGVAQGLRTGTAAVLRGAAQEEIGLWAIHPGGRSVLDAVENALELPPEALRESRAVLRDYGNMSSATVLFVLREMLRNSSPGQRGCAMAFGPGMVAETMLFHRAGAA is encoded by the coding sequence TTGCCCGCCACCGCCTATATCAACAGGATCGCCACCGCCGTTCCGCCCCATGACGTGCATGACGGCTTCATCGCCCAGGCCGGCAGGCTGCTGCGGGAGCCGCGCCGGCTGGCCTTGTTCCACCGCATGGCCGAGCGCAGCCATATCGCGCATCGCTGGTCCTTCCTCGCCTGCAATGCCGGGGATGGCCCCGCTATCGACACCGAGGGCTTCTACCGCCTGGGCCAGTTCCCCTCCACCGCCGCCCGGATGCAGCGCTTCGAGCGGGAGGCGGCGCCTCTGGCGATCCGCGCGGTGGAAGCGCTGGAACTGGGCGATACGGCGGCGGGGCTGACGCATCTGATCACGATCTCCTGCACCGGCTTCGCCGCGCCGGGTGTGGACTTCGCGCTGATCCGTCATTTTGGCCTGGATCCGGGCATCGAGCGCAGCATGGTCGGCTTCATGGGCTGCCACGCCGCCATCAACGGCCTGAAGCTGGCGCGGCATATCGTGCGTTCGGAACCCGGCGCGCGGGTGCTGCTGGTCAGCCTGGAACTCTGCACGCTGCACCTCCAGGAATCCGATGACCTGGAGCAGGTGCTCAGCTTCCTCATCTTCGCCGACGGCTGCGCCGCCGCCCTGGTGACGGCGGAGCCGGAGGGCATCGGCATCGAGAGCTTCCAGGCCCTGCTGGTGCCGGAGACGGAGCCGCATATCAGCTGGCGCATCGGCGACCAGGGCTTCGACATGGTGCTCTCCGGCCGCGTGCCAGCCGGCGTGGCGCAGGGGCTGCGGACGGGTACGGCGGCCGTGCTGCGCGGCGCGGCGCAGGAGGAGATCGGCCTCTGGGCCATCCATCCCGGTGGCCGCTCCGTGCTCGACGCGGTCGAGAATGCGCTGGAGCTGCCGCCCGAGGCGCTGCGGGAATCCCGTGCCGTGCTGCGGGACTACGGCAACATGTCCTCGGCTACCGTGCTCTTCGTGCTGCGGGAGATGCTGCGGAATTCCAGCCCGGGGCAGCGTGGCTGCGCCATGGCCTTCGGGCCGGGCATGGTGGCGGAGACGATGCTCTTCCACCGGGCCGGCGCGGCATGA
- a CDS encoding MarR family winged helix-turn-helix transcriptional regulator: MSSACPDLDDLLCFAIHSTAHAIQRAQKPILDKLGLTYPQYLVMLLLWARDGRTVGALGEKLFLESSTLTPLLKRLETAGLVQRARDAADERQVRVTLTEEGRQLYAKARSLPGWWERTPITRPEEVEALREGVLRLRDSLAPKRD, from the coding sequence ATGTCTTCTGCATGCCCTGACCTCGACGATCTGCTCTGCTTCGCCATCCATTCCACGGCCCACGCCATCCAGCGCGCCCAGAAGCCGATCCTGGACAAGCTTGGACTGACCTATCCGCAGTATCTCGTGATGCTGCTGCTCTGGGCCAGGGACGGCCGGACGGTCGGAGCGCTGGGCGAGAAGCTCTTCCTGGAATCCAGCACGCTGACCCCGTTGCTGAAGCGGCTGGAGACGGCCGGGCTGGTCCAGCGCGCGCGCGATGCCGCCGATGAGCGGCAGGTGCGGGTGACGCTGACGGAGGAGGGGCGGCAACTTTACGCCAAGGCCCGCAGCCTGCCCGGCTGGTGGGAGCGCACCCCGATCACTCGCCCGGAGGAAGTGGAGGCCCTGCGCGAGGGCGTCCTCCGCCTGCGGGACAGCCTGGCGCCGAAGCGGGACTAA
- a CDS encoding helix-turn-helix domain-containing protein: protein MEIDIPPMAERIVSRLDRLGIDPAEAFRQAGLPEDFLERLRAGKAPVPRGQRLVRLAEALGTSVSYLVGLDPDVQPPQELLEEEQASLGLLAGDEEALLRAYRRLDVPGRAALLQVVTRMAGPEPDQPARAPARGRRIG, encoded by the coding sequence ATGGAGATCGACATCCCGCCCATGGCCGAGCGGATCGTCAGCCGGCTGGACCGGCTCGGCATCGACCCGGCCGAGGCCTTCCGGCAGGCCGGGCTGCCGGAGGATTTCCTGGAGCGGCTGCGGGCGGGCAAGGCGCCGGTGCCGCGCGGGCAGCGCCTGGTACGGCTGGCGGAGGCGCTGGGCACCTCGGTCTCCTATCTCGTCGGGCTCGACCCGGATGTGCAGCCACCACAGGAGCTGCTGGAGGAGGAACAGGCCTCGCTGGGGCTGCTGGCGGGGGATGAGGAGGCGCTGCTCCGGGCCTACCGGCGGCTCGATGTGCCGGGACGGGCAGCGTTGTTGCAGGTGGTGACGCGGATGGCGGGACCGGAGCCCGACCAGCCTGCCCGTGCCCCGGCGCGCGGGCGGCGCATCGGCTGA
- a CDS encoding DUF3618 domain-containing protein, with amino-acid sequence MSDSSHSDTRSAADIEADVEQTRARVTQTIDALRDSMSPGQIMDQVVDYARGSGGAEFVRNLGTSVRDNPLPVLLIGAGIGWMLLGSQNRTAPHQQAVPLQPQRALPPPSPSTRMHVVHQASGPGITDRVSDATASLRDGAEGVASSVGSAIGSAASSARDALGAAASAASDAASSMAGAASGMAGSVGDALGSANDTARAYRHDATHMAGQGWNSAMGSASQYGGQMSHGLNRMASEQPLLLGALGLAVGAALGALLPRTQTEDRLMGDASDAMTSQLGGMAQEQYEQAKEVVTDRVQEVRSKLSGSAPSASSLGDTVADVARGVRETVTDAARDLGDTAKSGIDKGAAQAGLEKQDKTDDKAARI; translated from the coding sequence ATGAGCGACAGCAGCCATTCCGATACCCGTTCCGCCGCGGATATCGAGGCGGATGTCGAACAGACCCGCGCCCGGGTGACACAGACCATCGATGCGCTGCGTGATAGCATGTCGCCCGGCCAGATCATGGACCAGGTCGTCGATTACGCGCGCGGCTCGGGCGGCGCCGAATTCGTGCGGAACCTCGGGACTTCCGTGCGGGACAACCCGTTGCCGGTCCTGCTGATCGGCGCCGGTATCGGCTGGATGCTGCTCGGCAGCCAGAACCGCACTGCCCCGCATCAGCAGGCCGTGCCCCTGCAGCCGCAGCGGGCCCTGCCGCCGCCCTCGCCCTCGACCCGCATGCATGTCGTCCACCAGGCCTCCGGCCCGGGCATCACCGACCGGGTCTCGGATGCCACGGCTTCCCTGCGCGATGGTGCGGAAGGGGTGGCAAGCAGCGTCGGCAGCGCCATCGGCTCCGCGGCCAGCAGCGCACGCGACGCGCTCGGCGCGGCGGCTTCGGCGGCCAGCGACGCCGCCTCCTCGATGGCCGGCGCGGCTTCCGGCATGGCCGGCAGTGTCGGTGACGCGCTGGGCTCCGCCAACGACACGGCCCGTGCCTACCGGCATGACGCCACGCATATGGCCGGCCAGGGCTGGAATTCCGCGATGGGCAGTGCCAGCCAGTATGGCGGCCAGATGAGTCATGGCTTGAACCGTATGGCCAGTGAGCAGCCGCTGCTGCTGGGCGCGCTGGGCCTGGCCGTCGGCGCCGCGCTGGGTGCGCTGCTGCCGCGTACGCAGACCGAGGACCGCCTGATGGGCGATGCCAGCGATGCGATGACCAGCCAGCTCGGCGGCATGGCGCAGGAGCAGTATGAGCAGGCGAAGGAGGTTGTGACCGACCGGGTGCAGGAGGTGCGGAGCAAGCTGAGCGGCTCCGCGCCTTCGGCATCCTCCCTGGGGGATACGGTCGCGGATGTCGCGCGCGGCGTGCGGGAGACGGTGACGGACGCCGCCCGTGACCTGGGCGACACCGCCAAATCCGGTATCGACAAGGGTGCTGCCCAGGCGGGGCTGGAGAAGCAGGACAAGACCGACGACAAGGCGGCGCGTATCTGA
- a CDS encoding ferritin-like domain-containing protein, whose amino-acid sequence MQESYRDTYITGLVNARALEVQAIELMSRQLDRLQSYPEVESVLRKHVAETEQQRDRLDQLLQAQGTSHSSFKDFVTGVMGNMAAMGHVPMQDEIIKNSLANYAFEHFEIASYKSLLTLADLAGDTQAPSVLKLSLSEEERMAQWCEDNLDAITRKYASLRAQGEKAGI is encoded by the coding sequence ATGCAGGAAAGCTACCGCGATACCTACATCACCGGTCTGGTCAACGCGCGCGCGCTGGAAGTTCAGGCCATCGAACTCATGTCACGCCAGCTTGATCGCCTGCAAAGCTACCCGGAAGTGGAATCCGTGTTGCGGAAACATGTTGCGGAGACCGAGCAGCAGCGCGACCGCCTGGACCAGCTGCTGCAGGCGCAGGGCACGTCGCATTCCAGCTTCAAGGATTTCGTCACGGGGGTGATGGGCAATATGGCCGCCATGGGCCATGTGCCGATGCAGGATGAGATCATCAAGAACTCTCTCGCCAACTATGCTTTCGAGCATTTCGAGATCGCCTCCTATAAATCCCTGCTGACCCTGGCCGACCTGGCCGGCGATACCCAGGCCCCGTCCGTGCTGAAGCTCTCCTTGAGCGAGGAGGAGCGGATGGCGCAGTGGTGTGAAGACAACCTCGACGCCATCACGCGCAAATATGCCTCGCTGCGCGCGCAGGGCGAGAAGGCCGGCATCTGA
- a CDS encoding LacI family DNA-binding transcriptional regulator, which yields MSPSRPRGNKPRIHDVARLAGVSLMTVSRTMRGSESVTPETRRRVQDAARSIGYVPDRAAGALKAGTGNLVGAIMPNIHNILFAEMLQGLGDGLNSHALALSVGISRRSRAEERRLVGEFLAMRPCGIVLHDTQHLPETRARLQDAGIPIVELGDLPRNPIDMAVSFSNRAAARAVTTHLIGRGYRRIAFVSIPFRSSTSSRLRMAGYRDALRAAGLPFDEDRVIETPGGYPEAEVALDSLWRITPRPDAIFGASDVLAVGMLLAAQRRGISVPRQLAVAGFDDHAVAGAISPRLTSLSIPRYRMGATAADAIVARIRGQSMPAISDLGFELIEGEST from the coding sequence ATGAGCCCGAGCCGACCTCGCGGAAACAAGCCCCGCATCCATGATGTCGCCCGCCTCGCGGGCGTGTCCCTCATGACGGTCTCCCGCACCATGCGCGGTTCTGAATCCGTCACGCCCGAAACCAGGCGCAGGGTGCAGGATGCCGCGCGCTCCATCGGTTATGTACCGGACCGGGCGGCAGGCGCGCTGAAGGCGGGGACAGGCAATCTTGTCGGCGCCATCATGCCGAACATCCATAACATTCTGTTCGCGGAGATGCTGCAGGGCCTGGGCGATGGCCTCAACAGCCATGCCCTGGCGCTGTCCGTGGGCATCAGCCGCCGCTCCCGCGCCGAGGAACGGCGGCTGGTGGGCGAGTTCCTGGCCATGCGCCCCTGCGGCATCGTGCTGCACGACACCCAGCATCTGCCGGAAACGCGCGCCCGGCTGCAGGATGCCGGCATTCCCATCGTCGAACTGGGCGACCTGCCGCGCAACCCGATCGACATGGCCGTCAGCTTTTCCAACCGCGCCGCCGCGCGCGCCGTCACCACGCATCTGATCGGGCGGGGTTACCGCCGCATCGCCTTCGTCAGCATCCCCTTCCGCTCCTCCACCTCCAGCCGGCTCCGCATGGCCGGCTATCGCGACGCATTGCGGGCGGCCGGCCTGCCCTTCGACGAAGACCGGGTCATCGAGACGCCCGGGGGCTATCCGGAAGCGGAGGTGGCGCTGGACAGCCTCTGGCGCATCACGCCCCGGCCAGATGCGATCTTCGGCGCCAGCGACGTACTGGCCGTGGGGATGCTTCTGGCGGCGCAGCGGCGCGGCATTTCCGTACCGCGGCAACTGGCGGTGGCGGGCTTCGACGACCATGCGGTGGCCGGCGCCATCTCGCCCCGCCTGACCAGCTTGTCCATCCCGCGTTACCGGATGGGCGCCACCGCAGCGGATGCCATCGTCGCCCGCATACGCGGCCAATCCATGCCGGCAATTTCCGATCTCGGTTTCGAGTTGATCGAGGGCGAATCCACCTGA
- a CDS encoding methyltransferase domain-containing protein has product MSRPDFSRRATTPELMDDAAWDFETFQGCLTDLARVNRLTLAYRPTLAFLDGLAREGRLPRQRPLHILDAGSGHGDTLRRIAHWAARRRIPVRLTGIDLNPWSARAARAATPPHLPIAWETGDVLAHRPAQEVDVVISSLFAHHLEDAALLRFLRWMEDTARLGWFINDLHRHPLPHRAFTHASRLMRMHRFVQHDGPVSIARGFVASDWRRLLAAAGVPEDAASIRWWVPFRLCVARLR; this is encoded by the coding sequence ATGAGCCGCCCCGATTTCTCACGCCGCGCCACCACGCCTGAGCTGATGGATGACGCTGCCTGGGATTTCGAGACCTTCCAGGGCTGCCTGACGGATCTGGCCCGCGTTAACCGGCTGACCCTGGCCTATCGCCCCACCCTGGCCTTCCTGGACGGGCTGGCGCGCGAGGGCCGCCTGCCGCGGCAGCGCCCCCTGCATATCCTGGACGCCGGCAGCGGCCATGGCGACACGCTGCGACGGATCGCGCACTGGGCCGCGCGGCGCCGCATTCCCGTGCGGCTGACGGGCATCGACCTCAATCCCTGGTCCGCCCGTGCCGCCCGCGCGGCGACGCCGCCGCATCTGCCCATCGCCTGGGAAACTGGCGACGTGCTGGCGCATCGCCCGGCGCAGGAGGTGGACGTGGTCATCAGCTCGCTCTTCGCCCATCACCTGGAGGATGCGGCCCTCCTGCGCTTCCTGCGCTGGATGGAAGACACCGCGCGGCTGGGCTGGTTCATCAACGACCTGCATCGCCATCCCCTGCCCCACCGTGCGTTCACCCATGCCTCCCGCCTGATGCGGATGCACCGCTTCGTGCAGCATGACGGGCCGGTCTCCATCGCCCGCGGCTTCGTCGCTTCAGACTGGCGGAGGCTTCTGGCAGCGGCGGGCGTGCCGGAGGATGCGGCGAGCATCCGCTGGTGGGTTCCCTTCCGCCTCTGCGTCGCCCGGCTGCGCTGA